A stretch of the bacterium genome encodes the following:
- a CDS encoding permease, which yields MDSWYTFQRIFLRTWTWRIIVNFFELLGELFPYLLAGIVLAAILRRSFLGLGRAALFRSNKPLVIVLAALAGMLAPLPFYLAAPLAAVFVASGMPAPVALAFLVACPLIDPNLILLTWAAFGWKMTLARVLSAFILAVAGGLAWKALELRFPTAARAEFLAASQAKAESYGARDLRTALWRQSLFIARVFSLSLLISAALKALLPPESLRALLGGTGSLAVLAAIAAGIPFYQCGGASIPVMQALAGLGLSQGAVLAFFISGPATKLSSMYAFREAFGLRFLLLFVGYALAGAFVAGVLFNLLV from the coding sequence TTGGACTCCTGGTACACGTTCCAGAGGATATTCCTGCGCACCTGGACCTGGCGGATCATAGTCAATTTCTTCGAGCTGCTGGGCGAGTTGTTCCCCTACCTCCTGGCCGGGATAGTGCTGGCGGCCATTCTGCGGCGCAGTTTCCTGGGCCTGGGCCGGGCCGCGCTTTTCCGCTCGAACAAGCCCCTGGTCATAGTCCTGGCCGCCTTGGCCGGAATGCTGGCTCCGCTGCCGTTCTACCTGGCTGCTCCGCTGGCCGCGGTGTTTGTCGCCTCGGGCATGCCAGCCCCGGTGGCGCTGGCTTTCCTGGTCGCCTGCCCGTTGATCGATCCCAACCTGATACTTCTTACCTGGGCCGCTTTCGGCTGGAAGATGACCCTGGCGCGCGTGCTGTCCGCGTTCATCCTGGCCGTGGCCGGGGGCCTGGCCTGGAAAGCCCTGGAGCTGCGGTTCCCGACAGCCGCGCGGGCGGAGTTCCTGGCCGCATCCCAGGCCAAGGCGGAGAGCTACGGCGCGCGCGACTTGCGCACCGCTCTCTGGCGTCAGAGCCTTTTCATTGCCCGGGTGTTCAGCCTGAGCCTGCTGATCAGCGCGGCGCTCAAGGCGCTGTTGCCGCCGGAGTCACTGCGGGCGCTGCTGGGCGGCACGGGCAGTCTGGCCGTGCTGGCGGCCATCGCCGCGGGCATCCCGTTTTACCAGTGCGGCGGCGCCTCGATCCCGGTGATGCAGGCCCTGGCCGGCCTGGGCCTGAGCCAGGGCGCGGTGCTGGCCTTTTTCATCTCGGGCCCGGCCACGAAACTGTCCTCGATGTACGCGTTCCGGGAGGCTTTCGGCTTGCGTTTCCTTCTTCTGTTCGTGGGCTACGCCCTGGCCGGGGCCTTCGTGGCCGGGGTGCTGTTCAACCTGCTGGTCTGA
- a CDS encoding DUF362 domain-containing protein: MKKRRSSLVLIALLTGLVGLDFAVRSQTPVAHTRWCEMSDWQYDANHVSTVSLVPSDYSGLHEPAALSDSLTYEQIAAMVQEALDLAGGLDLLVPASVHSIVLKPNIVEPGEVGKRVNGTGVDTDWRVIRALALALYAHNPGYSIRVAEAAGGWTRPGTPGVAAWATLDGYTMTGYKGMVESLKADPAYPGLDFDWVDLNYDDTVAVKVPEPRLSPDQTVFYLPRTLVEADYIIDVPVMKVHTTGVTVGLKNWVGILPGMVYGWSKDGGYGGNGIGLNHAADHIQKNIVELHRALPANLTLVDAITCKEQSKYFSGISKRRNLIIAGTDVVAVDAVCSHLMGVNPDDVEHISLAALAGLGQNDLDKIEIAGGAIEHCADRFIKAEKTMVASQMNSSYSYYGQSNRTWLVRGGFAGTDLDSDRLGGEAAAAPVAGKDGWSRPLYFYDDIIDPAAVCRDSVDGVEYSFAWLDCPEAAAAQLWVGSAQEMALWLNGQLVYHYSGAAREHHLPNSVVNVTVQKGLNRILVKTVQRGGESTFSLNVCENEPDKKYAGNRLAGARFMASTTPVHKPGDCNGDNKLDVFDLLALLKALSSGSQGADYDCNGDSRVDVFDLLSLLKSLGGN; the protein is encoded by the coding sequence ATGAAAAAGAGACGTTCTTCTCTCGTCCTGATCGCGCTGCTCACCGGGCTGGTCGGCCTGGATTTCGCGGTGCGCTCCCAGACCCCGGTGGCCCACACCCGCTGGTGCGAGATGTCCGACTGGCAATATGACGCCAATCATGTCAGCACGGTGAGCCTGGTGCCCAGCGACTATTCAGGATTGCACGAGCCGGCCGCACTGAGCGACAGCCTGACCTACGAGCAGATCGCCGCGATGGTCCAGGAAGCCCTGGACCTGGCCGGTGGCCTGGACCTGCTGGTCCCGGCCTCAGTGCACAGCATCGTGCTCAAGCCTAACATAGTCGAGCCGGGCGAGGTGGGAAAGCGGGTGAACGGCACCGGAGTGGACACCGACTGGCGCGTGATCCGCGCCCTGGCGCTGGCGCTCTATGCGCACAACCCGGGCTACAGCATCCGGGTGGCCGAGGCCGCGGGCGGCTGGACCCGTCCCGGCACCCCGGGCGTGGCAGCCTGGGCCACGCTGGACGGCTACACGATGACCGGCTACAAGGGTATGGTCGAATCCCTCAAGGCCGACCCGGCCTACCCGGGCCTGGATTTCGACTGGGTGGACCTGAACTATGACGACACCGTGGCGGTGAAAGTCCCGGAGCCGCGCCTGTCTCCGGACCAGACTGTGTTTTACCTTCCTCGCACCCTGGTCGAGGCGGATTACATCATCGACGTGCCGGTGATGAAAGTGCACACAACCGGCGTGACCGTGGGCCTCAAGAACTGGGTCGGAATCCTGCCCGGCATGGTCTACGGCTGGTCCAAGGACGGGGGCTACGGCGGCAACGGCATCGGACTGAACCACGCCGCCGACCACATCCAGAAGAACATAGTCGAGCTGCACCGCGCCCTGCCGGCCAACCTGACCCTGGTGGACGCGATCACGTGCAAGGAGCAGTCCAAGTACTTCTCCGGTATCTCCAAGCGGCGCAACCTGATAATCGCCGGAACGGATGTGGTGGCCGTGGATGCCGTGTGCTCGCACCTGATGGGGGTGAACCCTGATGACGTGGAGCATATCAGCCTGGCGGCCCTGGCCGGCCTGGGCCAGAACGACCTGGACAAGATCGAGATCGCGGGCGGCGCCATCGAGCACTGCGCCGACCGGTTTATCAAGGCCGAGAAGACCATGGTCGCATCACAGATGAATTCCAGCTATTCCTACTATGGCCAGAGCAACCGGACCTGGCTGGTGCGGGGCGGTTTTGCCGGCACGGACCTGGACAGCGACCGTCTGGGCGGCGAGGCCGCGGCCGCGCCGGTGGCAGGCAAGGACGGCTGGAGCCGGCCGCTGTACTTCTACGATGACATCATCGACCCGGCCGCGGTCTGCCGGGATTCGGTCGACGGGGTGGAATACAGTTTCGCCTGGCTGGATTGCCCGGAGGCCGCCGCGGCGCAGCTCTGGGTCGGCTCGGCCCAGGAGATGGCGCTCTGGCTGAACGGCCAACTCGTTTATCACTACAGCGGCGCCGCGCGCGAGCACCATCTGCCCAACTCGGTGGTCAATGTCACGGTGCAGAAAGGGCTCAACCGCATCCTGGTCAAGACTGTCCAGCGCGGCGGCGAGAGCACTTTCAGCCTGAATGTCTGCGAGAACGAGCCGGACAAGAAATACGCCGGCAACCGTCTGGCCGGAGCCAGATTCATGGCCTCCACCACTCCGGTGCACAAGCCCGGGGACTGCAACGGCGACAACAAGCTGGATGTGTTCGACCTGCTGGCCCTGCTCAAGGCGCTCAGTTCCGGCAGCCAGGGCGCGGATTACGACTGCAACGGGGACAGCCGGGTGGATGTGTTCGATCTGCTGAGCCTGCTCAAGAGCCTGGGTGGAAACTGA
- a CDS encoding CocE/NonD family hydrolase, with translation MRSRPVRGLFLVLLLLWLAVPVSRLAADTSPAAYRVREELDVKVEMRDGVRLSANIYRPDTAGAFPALLLRTPYGNGGAGNGEGHFFASRGYAVVLMDVRGRGESEGLFDAVRNERDDGVDSQKWLAAQSWCNGRFGTFGGSYVGFTQWMPAPQADQDRLVAMFPVVTASDMHDEVYYGGAFRMSLWSAWSFEMTLPYGLNAKRTDEQLMKIYESLPLADQDRLAGWKVPFLRDWLSHPEHDRYWEPTTVGDGHSKIRAAAFNVGGWFDILLHGTLNNFSAMTASGIDPAVRAGQRLLIGPWVHSFTRDGRTGELDFGKGAVLDVRQIELQWFDNRIKGLDTGLDTLGPVRLFVMGRNEWRNEKEWPLARTQYRDFYLDGGGKANTRNGDGVLSEKVPARDNPDRFVYDPRDPVLSAMEGPYDEAAKELRGDILVYTTAALDADLEVTGPVRAVLWAESSAPSTDFTVKLLDVHPDGRAMSLCDGIVRATYREPGKAPTPIQPGKIYEYSIDLWATSNVFLKGHRIRVEVSSSNFPRFDRNLNTGEDFATGTRIEKASQGVHHGKLYPSRIVLPVIP, from the coding sequence ATGCGCAGTCGACCCGTTCGAGGGCTGTTCCTGGTGCTGCTGTTGCTCTGGCTGGCTGTTCCCGTATCCCGGCTCGCGGCGGACACCTCGCCTGCGGCCTACCGCGTGCGCGAGGAGTTGGACGTGAAAGTCGAGATGCGCGACGGGGTGCGGCTCTCGGCCAACATCTACCGTCCGGACACCGCGGGCGCGTTCCCGGCGCTCCTGCTGCGCACGCCCTACGGCAACGGCGGCGCGGGTAACGGCGAGGGGCATTTCTTCGCCTCGCGCGGCTATGCGGTGGTGCTGATGGATGTGCGCGGACGGGGTGAGTCGGAGGGCCTGTTCGACGCGGTCCGGAACGAGCGGGACGACGGCGTGGACAGCCAGAAATGGCTGGCCGCGCAGAGCTGGTGCAACGGCCGGTTCGGCACGTTCGGCGGCTCCTACGTGGGGTTCACCCAGTGGATGCCCGCCCCCCAGGCCGACCAGGATCGTCTGGTGGCGATGTTCCCGGTGGTCACGGCCTCGGACATGCACGATGAGGTCTATTACGGCGGCGCGTTCCGCATGAGCCTCTGGAGCGCCTGGAGCTTCGAGATGACCCTGCCCTACGGCCTCAACGCCAAGCGCACGGATGAGCAGTTGATGAAAATCTACGAGTCCCTGCCGCTGGCCGACCAGGACCGGCTGGCCGGCTGGAAAGTGCCGTTCCTGCGCGACTGGCTGAGCCACCCCGAGCACGACCGTTACTGGGAGCCGACCACTGTCGGGGACGGGCATTCGAAGATACGGGCCGCGGCGTTCAACGTGGGCGGCTGGTTCGATATCCTTTTGCACGGCACGCTCAACAATTTCAGCGCCATGACCGCCTCGGGCATCGACCCGGCCGTGCGCGCCGGGCAGCGCCTGCTGATCGGGCCCTGGGTGCACAGTTTCACCCGCGACGGCCGCACCGGCGAGCTGGATTTCGGCAAGGGCGCGGTCCTGGATGTGCGGCAGATCGAGCTGCAGTGGTTCGACAACCGGATCAAGGGCCTCGACACCGGTCTCGACACCCTCGGCCCGGTGCGTCTGTTCGTGATGGGACGGAATGAGTGGCGCAACGAGAAGGAGTGGCCCCTGGCCCGCACCCAGTACCGCGATTTCTACCTGGACGGCGGCGGAAAGGCCAACACGCGTAACGGCGACGGTGTCCTGAGCGAAAAAGTCCCGGCCCGCGACAACCCCGACCGCTTTGTCTACGACCCGCGCGACCCGGTCCTGAGCGCGATGGAGGGACCCTATGACGAGGCGGCCAAGGAGCTGCGCGGCGATATCCTGGTCTACACCACGGCCGCGCTGGACGCCGACCTGGAGGTGACCGGACCGGTGCGCGCCGTGCTCTGGGCCGAAAGCTCGGCCCCCAGCACCGATTTCACGGTAAAGCTGCTGGACGTGCACCCGGACGGCCGGGCGATGAGCCTGTGCGACGGGATCGTGCGGGCCACGTACCGCGAGCCGGGCAAGGCGCCCACGCCCATTCAGCCGGGCAAAATCTACGAGTACAGTATCGACCTCTGGGCCACCAGCAACGTGTTCCTCAAGGGCCACCGCATCCGGGTGGAGGTCTCGAGCAGCAACTTCCCGCGTTTCGACCGCAACCTGAACACGGGTGAGGATTTCGCCACCGGCACGCGGATCGAGAAAGCCAGCCAGGGCGTACACCACGGCAAGCTCTATCCCTCGCGGATCGTGCTGCCGGTGATCCCGTAA